In one Hemitrygon akajei chromosome 3, sHemAka1.3, whole genome shotgun sequence genomic region, the following are encoded:
- the LOC140724585 gene encoding G-protein coupled receptor 35-like, translated as MNCRNHSGNYSDSTHELILLLFTVPTFFIGSTLNGAALCMICCHIKRRTKPLIYVVSLVISDILLLFILPFKVYAFHVKEDWKMEKTFCQFLESLSFVNTYTSILVITLICVDRYVAVVYPFNARANSSPRAIAGICAVIWIVVCLCTIQVYDKSQSGSCFYHLSPEVLDLSFVAPLEALFLLCALTMLFCALRIILTLKDRTSETEDKCTDKCIKILLSNLFTLLICFTPYHTFLLLYTLTVNGFLSAHYCELLRGATHYTLYLANVNSCLDAIYYFYAFKELRRTKQNPDKKIQMDVYDTSLGSTSIQRNSHAH; from the coding sequence ATGAATTGTAGAAATCACTCGGGGAATTACTCGGACTCTACTCATGAATTAATTTTGCTGCTGTTTACTGTGCCGACCTTCTTTATCGGGTCAACGTTGAATGGAGCAGCTTTGTGCATGATATGTTGTCATATAAAACGGCGGACTAAGCCTTTAATCTACGTTGTCAGTCTCGTCATCTCAGACATCCTTCTACTCTTCATTTTGCCTTTCAAAGTCTACGCCTTCCATGTCaaggaagactggaaaatggaGAAAACTTTCTGCCAATTTCTTGAGTCTTTGAGTTTCGTGAACACTTACACTAGTATCCTGGTGATAACTctaatctgtgtggatcggtacGTAGCTGTCGTGTATCCTTTCAATGCCAGAGCTAACTCATCCCCCAGAGCCATCGCTGGAATCTGTGCCGTCATCTGGATTGTCGTGTGTTTATGTACCATTCAGGTCTACGACAAAAGTCAGTCGGGGTCCTGTTTTTACCATCTATCTCCAGAAGTTTTGGACCTTTCTTTCGTCGCTCCACTGGAAGCATTGTTTTTGCTTTGTGCGCTCACAATGCTATTCTGTGCGCTTCGCATTATCCTCACCCTGAAGGATCGAACCAGTGAGACCGAGGACAAGTGCACTGATAAATGCATCAAAATCCTCCTTTCAAATCTGTTCACTCTCCTGATCTGTTTCACGCCCTATCACACTTTTCTACTGTTATACACCTTGACTGTGAATGGTTTCCTCTCAGCACATTACTGTGAACTCCTGCGCGGCGCCACGCATTATACTTTGTACTTGGCCAATGTCAATAGTTGCCTGGACGCGATTTACTATTTCTATGCCTTCAAGGAACTGCGTCGAACTAAGCAAAACCCAGACAAGAAAATCCAGATGGACGTCTACGACACATCATTGGGCTCTACCAGCATTCAGCGGAACTCTCACGCACATTAG